Within Cystobacter ferrugineus, the genomic segment GTGGAAAGGAGTACCGCTACCGCGTCCAGTTGGGGGGCCGCGTCGCCGAGGCCTGGCGGCCGTACGTGATGGAGCCGGAGCTGGAGCCCCGCCTGGAGGGCCGCGTGCCCACGCCGGAGCGGGTGGCGGAGCTGCTTGGAGCCGCGGTGGGATGCCGTGACTTCAGGGCGTTCCACGAGAACTCCAGCCTGTGCAAGCCGCGCACGCTGGAGTCCGCCACCCTGCACGCGTTGGGCGGAGGGCTGTTCGAGGCGAGGCTGAAGGGAGATGGCTTCGGGCGCTACCAGGTGCGCTACCTCGTGGGCAGCGCCCTGCTCACCGCCGCCGGGGGCCTGTCCGAGGAGCGCTACCGCGCCGCGCTCGACACGGGCAGCTCCATTCCGGGGCTCAAGGCCCCCGCCCAGGGACTGTTGCTCTGGGAGGTGCACTACCCGGCCGACAAGGATCCGTTCCCGCCCGAGGAGCGCGCCCGGCCGCCGCGACTGCCGCTCGAGCCGCCCTTCCTCGGCCCCGAGGAGGCGGACGCCCAGGCGGCCTGAGCGAGGCCGCTCTTCCCTCCTCTTTCCCTCCTCTAATGATGCGTGATGCGGTTCAGGCCACGACGCGCAGCGCGCCGTGGTCGTCGCAGTGGGGCCCGTGCGGGTGGTGCAGGTGGCCGTTCACCAGGTAGTCCACATGGTCGCCGTGGGGCACCGACGGGTGGCCACACGTGGGGCCGTGCTGGTGCTCCTTCGCGTGGTCGGCGCAGGCGTGCTGGGGCGTGCATTGATCGGGGTTGGCCACACTGGCCTCGATGCGGCACTCGCCCATCTGCTGTCCCGACGGCCGGTGCAGATGGCCATCGTGCAGGTAGTCCACATGGTCGCCGTGCTGCACGGCGATGTGGCCGCAGCCGCTGGCGTGCTGATGGTCATGCGCCTCGTGGTGATGGTGGTGGCTCATTGCATCCATCCTTCCCGTTGGTACGACGTTGCCGACCGGCCCACTCTCGGACCCGTCCACATTCCACGTTAGGGGGGCGTTGGTTGAATCGGAACCAACCAGAGAGGAAGGCGTGTCCTTTTCCGCCCGAGAGCAAGGGCTTGTCCGTGAATTCCGAGCTACTGCTCCTGGACCTTCCAGGCAACCCGGCCAACCCTCCCCGCCAGGGGAGTGTCGCCTCAAGATGCAATCCAGTTGCTTTTACAATACAGTTGCCGGATGCCCGGATCACGAAGGTGGGTTGCTCCTGCCACAGGATTTCATCTAAGAGGCGGACCCATGAGCCCCAAGGTCTTGGAGCGCACGCGAGGAAACAGCTCCGGAACGGGCCGGTGGGACCGGTGGGGCCAGGCGCTGTCACTGCTGTGCATGGTCCACTGCCTGGTGCTGCCCCTGGTGCTGGGCGCACTGCCGGCGGTGATGAGCCATGCCCTGGAAGAGACCCCCATCCACCTCGGCATGGTGGTGCTGGCGGCCGTGCTCGGCGGGGTCAGCTTCGCGCCGGGCTTCAGGCGGCATCGGGATGGGCGCGTGCTCGCCCTCGGTGCCCTGGGGCTGGGCCTGCTGATCCTCGCCCAGTTCCTGGAGCACGAGAGCACGGCGGAGACGACGGTCACCGCCCTGGGCGCCACCGTGCTGGTCATCGCGCATGGGCTCAACCGCCGCCGCTGCCAGGACGGCTGCGCCGAGGCCGTCGCCAACGCGCGCTGAACCCCGCCCCTCCCCCTCCCTTCTCCGCGCTCCTGTCCGCCGGGCTTCCGGGCCTGGCCCGGCACGCGCGTGAATGAACCTCCACCCGGGCTTGTTCCCTTCCTCGCGACAGCGCAAGATTCCCGTTTCATCTCGAATTGCCAGGAAGACACGATGACCCTGTCCCTCAGTCTGGCTGCATGGATGCTGGCTCCCCTGGTGGAGTGGTTCGTCCAGGGGCGGAGGACGGCGCGCGTGGCGGTGGAGGGATTCCTCTTCGTCGCGCTGGGTGGGCTGGTGCTGGTGCACATCCTCCCCCACAGCGTGTCGTTGGCGGGCCCGGAAGCGCTGGGCGCGGCGGTGGTGGGCGGAGGGCTGGCCCTCGCGTCACGACGGCGGCTGCCGGCCTCGGCCGGAGGGGTGCTCGCCGTCGCGGGACTGGTGGCGCACGCGGCCCTGGAAGGACGGGCCCTGTCCCTGCTGGGCCCCGAGAGCGATGCGCTCACCGTGCTCGCGGTGGTCCTGCACCGGCTCCCCCTCGCGCTGGGCCTGTGGTGGCTCGTGCGTCCGCGCACCGGTGCCCTCGGGGCCAGCGCGCTGCTGGCGGGCATGATGCTCGTCGGCGCGGTGAGCCTCGGCTGGGGCGGCGGGGTGCAGGCCCCCGGCGCGCTGCGGGCCGTCGCCCTGTTCCAGGCCTTCACCGCCGGAGCGCTCCTCCCCGCCCTGCTCCGGGGACGCCCGGGTGTCGAGCTCCACGACGCCTCGCAGCGGCTCATCGCGGGGCTCGGGGCGCTCGCGGCCGTGGCACTGCTCGTGCTCCTCTCCCACGCGCACCCGGTGCTGGGCGCGCAACCCGGAGAGCTCGGCGCGGCGGCCACCTTCCTCTCGCTCTCCCTGGAGACGGCGCCCGCGTTGCTCGTCGCCTATGTGCTCTCCGGTCTGCTCCAGGCCTTCCTCGGAGAGGCCTCGCTGGGGTGGCTGCGGCGCGGCTCCTCCTTGTCCCAGGCCCTGCGCGGCAGCGTGGTGGGCATGCCCCTGGCGCTGTGCTCCTGCGGCGTGCTCCCCGTGTACCGGGGCCTCATCCGCAAGGGCGTCCCCGTCGCCGCCGCGCTGTCCTTCCTCGTGGCCGCGCCGGAGCTGGGCGTGAGCGCGTTGATCATGTCGGTGCCGCTCATCGGCTGGCCCCTCACCCTCGCGCGCCTGGGCGGCGCCTTCGCCGTGGCCGTGCTCTCCGGCGTCATCGTGGGCCGGCTGGTTCCCACCTCCCCGGCCCCCGCCCCATCCTCTTCCGGGCAGGCCGCTCCTCCCCTGCGCCAGCGCCTCGCCCATGGCCTGCGCGAGGGGCTCGTCGAGTCCGTGGACCACACCGCGCCGTGGATCCTCGTGGGACTGGGGCTCGCGGCCCTCATCGAGCCCCTGCTCCAGGCGCAATGGCTCTCCCGCCTGCCGCCGGGAGTGGACGTGCCCCTCTTCGCGCTGCTCGGCGTGCCCAGCTTCGTGTGCGCCTCGGGCGCCACGCCCCTGGTGGCGGTCCTCCTGCACAAGGGCATGTCCCCAGGCGCCGCGCTGGCCTTCCTCCTCACCGGTCCGGCCACCAACGTCACCACCTTCGCCGTCATGGCCCGGCTGCATGGGCGCAAGGTGACCGCGGCCTTCGCGGCCGTCGTGGCGCTCAGCTCCGTGGGCATGGGACTCGCGCTCAACGCGCTGCTGCCGGCCCAGGCGGGTCTGGCGCACCAGCCCCACGAGGCGCATGGTGGACCGCTCGAGTGGGTGGGGTTGATCCTCCTGGGCGCCGTCTTCCTCGCCTCGCTGCTGCGGCAGGGCCCCCACGCCTTCCTCGCGCAGATGTGGCCCGCCGCTCCGGGCGCGGAGACCAGCGTCTCCTCCGCGGAGCGCATCTCCCAGTTGCACGTGCACGGACCGGCCTGCGGTCATGCGCACCATGCCCCCGCCCCCGACGCGCCCGGCCCGGGCCGCGCCGTTTCCAACCTCCGGGCGCCGCTGCGCTGGCGTCCCCGCCGGGCCCACGTCCATGGCCCGGCTTGTCACTCCGGCGCCTGCCGCCACTCCCGCGACGGCTAGGCGCTCCCAGCCCCTCAGTCGACCAGGCTGTCCTCGTACTTCGTCAGCAGGTCCGAGATGGCCTCGCGCAGGTACTCGCTCTGGCGGATCCTCGTCGAGCGCGACAGCTCCTTGAGCGCATCCAGCTTCTCGCGGCTGAGACGGAACACCACCGAGGTGAGGCGAGGATTCATGTCCATGTGCGTTGTCTCCTACAGGTGCGCACGTTGTCGCACATGTGCGAGAGATCGCAAGAAACCCACTGACCTGGGGGATCACCCGGGGAGGCGGGGTTCGCGCTCGCGCGGAGCAAGCTCTACGTTCGATCCGAAACAGGATCCAACTTCCGGCTCGCCGACCTGTCGGATCTGCTCTCGGTGCTGCCGCGGCTCAGCTCACGACGGGCAGCGGATGGACGTCGGCGGAGGGCCGGGAGATGCCGGCCGCGTCGTTCATCCTCCCGGAGCGGAAGGGCTCGAGATCCAGGGCCACGAACTTGAAGCCCAGGGCCTTGAAGGCGGCGTCCACGTCGCGCCGCAGCTCGGCGGACAGGAAGCGCTCGTACTCCTCGGCCGCCAGCTCGATGCGCGCCACCTCCTGGTGGTAGCGCACGCGGAACTGGCGGAAGCCGCGCTTGCGCAGCTCGGACTCGGCGCCGGCGATCTGGAAGAGCCGCTCGCGGGTGACCGAGGTCCCATAGGGGATGCGCGACGCCAGGCACGCCATCTGCGGCTTGTCCCAGGTGGGCAGCCCCAGGGCCTGGCTCCAGGCGCGGATCTCCTCCTTGGTCAACCCCGCGCGCGCCAGGGGCGAGCGCACCGCGTGCTCCTGGGCGGCCTTGTGCCCCGGGCGGTGATCCTTGAAGTCGTCCGCGTTGAAGCCGTCCAGCACCACCGCCAGCCCCCGCTCCTGGCGCTGGGCCTCGCACAAGTCGTACAGCTCCGTCTTGCAGAAGTAGCAGCGGTTGGTGGGGTTGGCGGCGTACTGGGGATTGGCCAGCTCGTTGCTGGACACCACCACGTGCCGGGCGCCCAGCCGGGCGGCCAGCTCACGCGCCTCGCGCTCCTCCTCGGGGGCCACCGAGGCCGACAGCGCCGTGAGCGCCAGGGCGCGCTCGCCCAGCTCCTCCACGGCGATCTTCAACACGAAGGTGGAGTCCACACCGCCGGAGAAGGCCACCAGCGCCGAGCCGTGCGCGCGCAGCTCCGCGCGCATCGCCTCGAGCTTGGGGCGGGAGGACTCACACAGGGCCTGGATGCGCTCGGGGGTCAGCATGGGGGGCCTCTATAAACGAAGAACCCCCGGGTTGCCCATGCAACCCGAGGGTCCGTGGAGAGGCCAACGCTCCGAGGCCGCCCGGCTAGCGGGCCTTGCGCTTGGAAGCGGACGCCTTCTTGGCCGCCTTGCTGGGCTTGGCCACCCGGGCCGCCCGCGCCGCGGGACGCGCCTTGGCGCCCTTGGACGACGCCTTCGTGCCCTTGTCCGCCTTGGCCGGCGCCTTGCTCGCCTTGGGCGGCTTGGCCGAGGACACCCGCGTCACCTCCACCTGCGTGGGCGGCTGCGCCTTCATCTTCTTGCCGGTGATGATCTTCAGCTCCTCCGAGGTCACGTAGCCGAGGTCCAGCAGCGACTGGAAGATCTTCGCCGCCCCCTCCTCCACGCTCTCCTGATCCGAGTGGATCACCACCTCGGCCGAGGCGGGTGGCTCATACGGCTCGGTGATGCCGATGAAGTTGGGGATTTCCCCACCGAGCGCCTTCTTGTAGCGGCCGGTGCTGTCGCGCTCGATGAGCTTCTCGGTCGGACAGTCGACGTACACCTCGATGTAGCGGCCAACAGAGCGGCGATTCTCCTCGCGGCCCGCCTTGTAGGGGCTCACGCAGGGCACCAGCACCGCCACGTTGTTGCGCGTGAGCAGGCCGGCCACGTAGCCCAGCCGCCGGACGATCGTCATGCGCTCGTCCTTGCTGTCGCCCAGGCCCTGCCACAGCTCGTTGCCCAACTCGTTCTCGTCGAGAATCTCCACGTTGCGGTCGACCTGGCGGAGCCGGGCCGCGATGTAGGCGGCCATCGTACTCTTGCCAGTTCCGGACATGCCGGTCAGCCACACGGTGAAACCAAGCGTCTGCGCCATACGGGTTCAAACTCCCTGCGCTTCCCAGGGCGTTTACCTTCGGAGCCCCCCAAGAGCGCGGCAGATCAAAAGTCCGGGGCGTTATAG encodes:
- a CDS encoding tRNA pseudouridine synthase A — protein: MKRTPAALWIWYRGTAFRGFQRQPEGPTVQEVLEDSLRKAGVPYPIMPAGRTDRGVHARMQVASVRLPPCYTSEMLSERLPPHLPADLGLCVARRPPEGFHAQWSARGKEYRYRVQLGGRVAEAWRPYVMEPELEPRLEGRVPTPERVAELLGAAVGCRDFRAFHENSSLCKPRTLESATLHALGGGLFEARLKGDGFGRYQVRYLVGSALLTAAGGLSEERYRAALDTGSSIPGLKAPAQGLLLWEVHYPADKDPFPPEERARPPRLPLEPPFLGPEEADAQAA
- a CDS encoding MerC domain-containing protein; this encodes MSPKVLERTRGNSSGTGRWDRWGQALSLLCMVHCLVLPLVLGALPAVMSHALEETPIHLGMVVLAAVLGGVSFAPGFRRHRDGRVLALGALGLGLLILAQFLEHESTAETTVTALGATVLVIAHGLNRRRCQDGCAEAVANAR
- a CDS encoding permease produces the protein MTLSLSLAAWMLAPLVEWFVQGRRTARVAVEGFLFVALGGLVLVHILPHSVSLAGPEALGAAVVGGGLALASRRRLPASAGGVLAVAGLVAHAALEGRALSLLGPESDALTVLAVVLHRLPLALGLWWLVRPRTGALGASALLAGMMLVGAVSLGWGGGVQAPGALRAVALFQAFTAGALLPALLRGRPGVELHDASQRLIAGLGALAAVALLVLLSHAHPVLGAQPGELGAAATFLSLSLETAPALLVAYVLSGLLQAFLGEASLGWLRRGSSLSQALRGSVVGMPLALCSCGVLPVYRGLIRKGVPVAAALSFLVAAPELGVSALIMSVPLIGWPLTLARLGGAFAVAVLSGVIVGRLVPTSPAPAPSSSGQAAPPLRQRLAHGLREGLVESVDHTAPWILVGLGLAALIEPLLQAQWLSRLPPGVDVPLFALLGVPSFVCASGATPLVAVLLHKGMSPGAALAFLLTGPATNVTTFAVMARLHGRKVTAAFAAVVALSSVGMGLALNALLPAQAGLAHQPHEAHGGPLEWVGLILLGAVFLASLLRQGPHAFLAQMWPAAPGAETSVSSAERISQLHVHGPACGHAHHAPAPDAPGPGRAVSNLRAPLRWRPRRAHVHGPACHSGACRHSRDG
- a CDS encoding ribbon-helix-helix domain-containing protein, with protein sequence MDMNPRLTSVVFRLSREKLDALKELSRSTRIRQSEYLREAISDLLTKYEDSLVD
- the larE gene encoding ATP-dependent sacrificial sulfur transferase LarE, with translation MLTPERIQALCESSRPKLEAMRAELRAHGSALVAFSGGVDSTFVLKIAVEELGERALALTALSASVAPEEEREARELAARLGARHVVVSSNELANPQYAANPTNRCYFCKTELYDLCEAQRQERGLAVVLDGFNADDFKDHRPGHKAAQEHAVRSPLARAGLTKEEIRAWSQALGLPTWDKPQMACLASRIPYGTSVTRERLFQIAGAESELRKRGFRQFRVRYHQEVARIELAAEEYERFLSAELRRDVDAAFKALGFKFVALDLEPFRSGRMNDAAGISRPSADVHPLPVVS
- the cysC gene encoding adenylyl-sulfate kinase, producing MAQTLGFTVWLTGMSGTGKSTMAAYIAARLRQVDRNVEILDENELGNELWQGLGDSKDERMTIVRRLGYVAGLLTRNNVAVLVPCVSPYKAGREENRRSVGRYIEVYVDCPTEKLIERDSTGRYKKALGGEIPNFIGITEPYEPPASAEVVIHSDQESVEEGAAKIFQSLLDLGYVTSEELKIITGKKMKAQPPTQVEVTRVSSAKPPKASKAPAKADKGTKASSKGAKARPAARAARVAKPSKAAKKASASKRKAR